One genomic window of Erinaceus europaeus chromosome 7, mEriEur2.1, whole genome shotgun sequence includes the following:
- the TNS2 gene encoding tensin-2 isoform X1 codes for MKSSSPVERLLRALGRRDSSRATSRPRKVEPHSFREKVFRKKSPVCAVCKVTIDGTGVSCRVCKVATHRKCEGKVTSSCQAAPPAELRRNTAPVRRIEHLGSTKSLNHSKQRNTLPRSFSLDPLMERRWDLDLTYVTERILAAAFPARPDEQRHRAHLRELAHVLQSKHRDKYLLFNLSEKRHDLTRLNPKVQDFGWPELHAPPLDKLCSICKAMETWLTADPQHVAVLYCKGSKGKLGVIVSAYMHYSKISAGADQALATLTMQKFCEDKVAAELQPSQHRYVSYFSGLLSGSIRMNSSPLFLHYVLMPVLPAFEPGKGFQPFLKIYQSMQLVYTSGVYHISGPSPQQLCISLEPALLLKGDVMVTCYHKGGRGTDRTLVFRVQFHTCTIHGPRLSFPKDQLDEAWTDERFPFQASVEFVFSTRPETKGSTPRNDPSVSVDYNTAEPAVRWDSYENFNQHHEDSVDGSLTHTRGPLDGSPYAQVQRAPRQAPPTPSPEPPPPPLLSISSDSGHSSTLTTEPAAESPGRPPPTAVERQELDRLLGGCGVGASGGRGAGRETAILDDEEQAPSGGGQHIGVYPGHRPGLSRHCSCRQGYREACGAPNGGYCRPEGTLERRRLAFRGYEGPPQGYAEASVEKRRLCRSLSEGPYPYPPELGKVASADFGFRAPGYREVVILEEPGLPAPLCPCPACEEKLALPTAALYGLRLEREAGEGWVGEAGKPLLHPVRPGHPLPLLVPACGHHHTPVPDYSCLKPPKAGEEGHEGCSYTMCPEGRYGHPGYPTLLPYSYGGAVPSYCPTYGRLPHSCGPPGEGRGYPSPGAHSPRAGSVSPGSPPYPQSRKLSYEVPAEDSGDRYPLPGHLGPTGPLASAESPEPVSWREGPNAHSTQPRSPQEAPGSASSELSDPSTPLHTSSPVQGKENTRRQDTKSPTSAPPQRLSPGEASPPVSQGSTEKAPEPPARSGLQPPAPLSPTSPPSSPNDWPQERSPGNRSDSASARVPLPTTLPGLRHAPWQGLRDPPDSPDGSPLTPVPTQMPWLMANSEPTQSSPTPAFPVAMSYDVKGSNQPPLPEKRHLPGPGQQQGPWSPEPASPPARGTSHHVTFAPLLPDNAPQAPEPPMQESQSNVRFVQDTSKFWYKPHLSRDQAIALLKDKDPGAFLIRDSHSFQGAYGLALKVATPPPSAQPWKGDPLEQLVRHFLIETGPKGVKIKGCPSEPYFGSLSALVSQHSISPLSLPCCLRIPSKDPLEEAPEAPVPTNMSTAADLLRQGAACSVLYLTSVETESLTGPQAVARASSAALSCSPRPTPAIVHFKVSAQGITLTDNQRKLFFRRHYPVNTITFASTDPQDRRWTNPDGTTSKIFGFVAKKPGSPWENVCHLFAELDPDQPAGAIVTFITKVLLGQRK; via the exons ATGAAGTCCAGCAGCCCAGTGGAGAGGCTGCTCAGAGCCCTGGGGAGGAGGGACAGCAGCCGGGCCACCAGCAGG CCTAGGAAAGTTGAGCCACACAGCTTCCGGGAGAAGGTCTTCCGGAAGAAATCACCGGTCTGTGCCGTGTGTAAGGTGACCATCGATGGGACAGGTGTCTCCTGCAGAG TCTGCAAGGTGGCTACGCACAGAAAATGTGAAGGAAAG GTGACCTCTTCCTGTCAGGCCGCACCTCCCGCGGAGCTG cgGAGAAACACGGCCCCGGTGCGGCGCATTGAGCACCTG GGATCCACCAAGTCTCTGAACCACTCGAAGCAGCGCAACACTCTGCCCAG GAGCTTCAGCCTCGACCCGCTCATGGAGCGGCGCTGGGACCTGGACCTCACCTACGTGACCGAGCGCATCCTGGCCGCCGCCTTCCCGGCGCGGCCCGACGAGCAGCGGCACCGCGCCCACCTGCGCGAGCTGGCTCACGTGCTGCAGTCCAAGCACCGCGACAAGTACCTG CTCTTCAACCTTTCAGAGAAAAGACATGACTTGACCCGACTAAACCCTAAG GTCCAGGACTTTGGCTGGCCTGAACTGCACGCACCCCCCCTGGACAAGCTGTGTTCCATCTGCAAAGCCATGGAGACCTGGCTCACCGCTGACCCGCAGCATGTGGCCGTCCTGTATTGCAAG gggaGCAAAGGCAAGCTCGGTGTCATCGTCTCTGCCTACATGCACTACAGCAAGATCTCTGCAGG GGCTGACCAGGCACTGGCCACTCTCACCATGCAGAAGTTCTGTGAGGACAAAGTGGCCGCAGAACTGCAGCCCTCCCAGCACAG ATACGTAAGCTACTTCAGCGGCCTGCTGTCCGGCTCCATCAGGATGAACAGCAGCCCTCTCTTCCTGCACTACGTGCTTATGCCTGTGCTGCCAGCCTTTGAGCCTGGCAAAG GCTTCCAGCCCTTCCTCAAGATCTACCAGTCCATGCAGCTCGTCTACACATCTGGAGTCTA CCATAtttcaggccccagcccccagcagctcTGCATCAGCCTGGAGCCGGCCCTCCTCCTCAAAGGCGACGTTATG GTGACATGCTACCACAAGGGCGGCCGGGGCACAGACCGAACCCTCGTGTTCCGAGTGCAGTTCCACACATGTACCATCCACGGGCCTCGGCTTTCCTTCCCCAAGGACCAGCTGGATGAGGCCTGGACGG aCGAGAGGTTCCCCTTCCAAGCCTCAGTGGAGTTTGTCTTCTCTACCAGGCCTGAGaccaaag GCAGCACTCCAAGGAACGACCCCTCAGTCTCTGTTGATTACAACACAGCAGAGCCCGCCGTGCGCTGGGACTCCTACGAGAACTTCAACCAGCACCATGAGGATAGTGTAGACG GCTCCCTGACCCACACTCGGGGCCCCCTGGATGGCAGTCCTTACGCACAGGTGCAGCGGGCCCCCCGCCAGGCTCCGCCAACACCCTCTCCGGAgccgcccccaccccccctgcTGTCCATCAGCAGCGACTCCGGCCACTCCTCTACACTAACCACAGAGCCAGCCGCTGAGTCCCCTGGACGGCCGCCCCCAACAGCAGTGGAGCGACAGGAGCTGGACCGCCTCCTGGGAGGCTGCGGGGTGGGGGCcagtgggggccggggggctGGGCGAGAGACGGCCATCCTGGACGACGAGGAGCAGGCCCCCTCAGGGGGCGGCCAGCACATCGGGGTTTACCCAGGCCACAGGCCTGGCCTCAGTCGTCACTGCTCCTGCCGCCAGGGCTACCGGGAAGCCTGTGGGGCCCCCAACGGAGGCTACTGCCGGCCTGAGGGGACCCTGGAGCGGCGGAGGCTGGCCTTCAGGGGCTACGAGGGACCCCCCCAGGGCTATGCCGAGGCCTCGGTGGAGAAGAGACGACTGTGCCGCTCACTGTCAGAGGGCCCCTACCCATACCCACCTGAGCTGGGGAAGGTGGCCAGCGCGGACTTCGGCTTCCGCGCACCCGGCTACCGGGAGGTGGTGATCCTGGAGGAGCCAGGGCTGCCAGCCCCGTTGTGCCCCTGCCCCGCCTGCGAAGAGAAGCTGGCCCTGCCCACAGCAGCACTGTATGGGTTACGGCTGGAGAGGGAGGCCGGAGAGGGCTGGGTGGGCGAGGCGGGCAAGCCTCTGCTGCACCCCGTGCGGCCCGGGCACCCTCTGCCCCTGCTGGTGCCTGCCTGTGGGCACCACCACACCCCGGTGCCTGACTACAGCTGCCTGAAGCCCCCCAAAGCTGGTGAGGAAGGGCACGAGGGCTGCTCCTACACCATGTGCCCCGAAGGCAGGTATGGGCACCCTGGCTACCCTACCCTGCTGCCGTACAGCTACGGGGGAGCCGTTCCCAGCTACTGCCCCACCTACGGACGGCTGCCTCACAGCTGTGGGCCCCCAGGAGAGGGCAGAGGGTACCCCAGCCCTGGGGCCCACTCCCCGCGTGCCGGCTCCGTCTCCCCGGGcagcccaccctacccacagtCCCGGAAGCTGAGCTACGAGGTCCCTGCAGAGGACAGTGGGGACAGGTATCCACTACCCGGGCACCTGGGCCCCACAGGGCCCTTGGCATCGGCAG AGTCACCTGAGCCTGTGTCCTGGCGAGAAGGCCCCAATGCACACAGCACCCAGCCTCGGTCTCCCCAGGAGGCCCCAGGCAGTGCCTCCTCTGAGCTGTCCGACCCCTCCACACCCCTGCACACCAGCAGCCCTGTCCAGGGCAAGGAGAA caccAGGAGACAAGACACCAAGTCCCCCACCTCAGCGCCCCCTCAGAGACTGAGCCCTGGtgaggcttcaccacctgtgtcccAAGGCAGCACCGAAAAGGCTCCTGAGCCACCAGCAAGAAGTGGGCTCCAGCCGCCTgcccccctctctcccacctccccacccagctcccccaatGACTGGCCACAGGAGAGGAGCCCCGGGAATCGCTCAGACAGTGCCAGTGCTCGAGTCCCCTTGCCCACCACGCTGCCCGGCCTCCGCCACGCACCCTGGCAGGGCCTTCGAGATCCCCCAGACAGCCCCGATGGGTCTCCGCTCACCCCCGTGCCTACCCAGATGCCCTGGCTCATGGCCAACTCAGAGCCAACGCAGAGCTCGCCCACGCCTGCCTTCCCCGTGGCCATGTCCTATGACGTCAAGGGCTCCAACCAGCCCCCGCTTCCTGAGAAACGCCACCTGCCAGGGCCGGGACAGCAGCAGGGACCCTGGAGCCCTGAGCCTGCCTCACCACCAGCCAGAGGCACCAGTCACCACGTCACTTTTGCCCCTCTGCTCCCAGATAACGCCCCCCAAGCCCCAG AGCCCCCCATGCAAGAGAGCCAGAGCAACGTCAGGTTTGTTCAGGATACATCCAAGTTCTGGTACAAGCCACACCTGTCCCGTGACCAAG ccattGCCCTGCTGaaagacaaggacccaggtgcctTCCTGATCAGGGATAGCCACTCATTCCAAGGAGCCTATGGGCTGGCCCTCAAGGTGGCGACACCCCCACCCAGTGCCCAGCCCTGGAAAG GTGATCCCCTGGAACAACTAGTCCGCCATTTTCTCATTGAGACTGGGCCCAAAGGGGTGAAGATCAAGGGCTGTCCCAGCGAGCCCTACTTCG GCAGCCTGTCAGCCTTGGTCTCCCAGCACTCCATCTCCCCGCTGTCCCTGCCCTGCTGCCTGCGCATTCCCAGCAAAG ACCCCCTGGAGGAGGCCCCAGAGGCTCCAGTGCCCACCAACATGAGCACAGCGGCCGATCTCCTGCGTCAGGGAGCCG CCTGCAGTGTGCTCTATCTGACCTCAGTGGAGACCGAGTCCCTGACCGGCCCCCAGGCCGTGGCCCGGGCCAGCTCTGCAGCTCTGAGCTGCAGCCCCCGCCCCACGCCAGCTATTGTCCACTTCAAGGTCTCAGCCCAAGGCATCACGCTGACAGACAACCAAAGGAA GCTCTTCTTCCGCCGCCATTACCCGGTGAACACCATCACCTTcgccagcactgaccctcaggaccGAAG ATGGACCAACCCCGATGGGACCACCTCCAA GATCTTTGGCTTTGTGGccaagaagccaggaagtccctGGGAGAATGTGTGTCACCTCTTTGCAGAGCTGGACCCGGATCAGCCTGCAGGTGCCATCGTCACtttcatcaccaaagttctgttggGCCAGAGAAAATGA
- the TNS2 gene encoding tensin-2 isoform X5 has protein sequence MQKFCEDKVAAELQPSQHRYVSYFSGLLSGSIRMNSSPLFLHYVLMPVLPAFEPGKGFQPFLKIYQSMQLVYTSGVYHISGPSPQQLCISLEPALLLKGDVMVTCYHKGGRGTDRTLVFRVQFHTCTIHGPRLSFPKDQLDEAWTDERFPFQASVEFVFSTRPETKGSTPRNDPSVSVDYNTAEPAVRWDSYENFNQHHEDSVDGSLTHTRGPLDGSPYAQVQRAPRQAPPTPSPEPPPPPLLSISSDSGHSSTLTTEPAAESPGRPPPTAVERQELDRLLGGCGVGASGGRGAGRETAILDDEEQAPSGGGQHIGVYPGHRPGLSRHCSCRQGYREACGAPNGGYCRPEGTLERRRLAFRGYEGPPQGYAEASVEKRRLCRSLSEGPYPYPPELGKVASADFGFRAPGYREVVILEEPGLPAPLCPCPACEEKLALPTAALYGLRLEREAGEGWVGEAGKPLLHPVRPGHPLPLLVPACGHHHTPVPDYSCLKPPKAGEEGHEGCSYTMCPEGRYGHPGYPTLLPYSYGGAVPSYCPTYGRLPHSCGPPGEGRGYPSPGAHSPRAGSVSPGSPPYPQSRKLSYEVPAEDSGDRYPLPGHLGPTGPLASAESPEPVSWREGPNAHSTQPRSPQEAPGSASSELSDPSTPLHTSSPVQGKENTRRQDTKSPTSAPPQRLSPGEASPPVSQGSTEKAPEPPARSGLQPPAPLSPTSPPSSPNDWPQERSPGNRSDSASARVPLPTTLPGLRHAPWQGLRDPPDSPDGSPLTPVPTQMPWLMANSEPTQSSPTPAFPVAMSYDVKGSNQPPLPEKRHLPGPGQQQGPWSPEPASPPARGTSHHVTFAPLLPDNAPQAPEPPMQESQSNVRFVQDTSKFWYKPHLSRDQAIALLKDKDPGAFLIRDSHSFQGAYGLALKVATPPPSAQPWKGDPLEQLVRHFLIETGPKGVKIKGCPSEPYFGSLSALVSQHSISPLSLPCCLRIPSKDPLEEAPEAPVPTNMSTAADLLRQGAACSVLYLTSVETESLTGPQAVARASSAALSCSPRPTPAIVHFKVSAQGITLTDNQRKLFFRRHYPVNTITFASTDPQDRRWTNPDGTTSKIFGFVAKKPGSPWENVCHLFAELDPDQPAGAIVTFITKVLLGQRK, from the exons ATGCAGAAGTTCTGTGAGGACAAAGTGGCCGCAGAACTGCAGCCCTCCCAGCACAG ATACGTAAGCTACTTCAGCGGCCTGCTGTCCGGCTCCATCAGGATGAACAGCAGCCCTCTCTTCCTGCACTACGTGCTTATGCCTGTGCTGCCAGCCTTTGAGCCTGGCAAAG GCTTCCAGCCCTTCCTCAAGATCTACCAGTCCATGCAGCTCGTCTACACATCTGGAGTCTA CCATAtttcaggccccagcccccagcagctcTGCATCAGCCTGGAGCCGGCCCTCCTCCTCAAAGGCGACGTTATG GTGACATGCTACCACAAGGGCGGCCGGGGCACAGACCGAACCCTCGTGTTCCGAGTGCAGTTCCACACATGTACCATCCACGGGCCTCGGCTTTCCTTCCCCAAGGACCAGCTGGATGAGGCCTGGACGG aCGAGAGGTTCCCCTTCCAAGCCTCAGTGGAGTTTGTCTTCTCTACCAGGCCTGAGaccaaag GCAGCACTCCAAGGAACGACCCCTCAGTCTCTGTTGATTACAACACAGCAGAGCCCGCCGTGCGCTGGGACTCCTACGAGAACTTCAACCAGCACCATGAGGATAGTGTAGACG GCTCCCTGACCCACACTCGGGGCCCCCTGGATGGCAGTCCTTACGCACAGGTGCAGCGGGCCCCCCGCCAGGCTCCGCCAACACCCTCTCCGGAgccgcccccaccccccctgcTGTCCATCAGCAGCGACTCCGGCCACTCCTCTACACTAACCACAGAGCCAGCCGCTGAGTCCCCTGGACGGCCGCCCCCAACAGCAGTGGAGCGACAGGAGCTGGACCGCCTCCTGGGAGGCTGCGGGGTGGGGGCcagtgggggccggggggctGGGCGAGAGACGGCCATCCTGGACGACGAGGAGCAGGCCCCCTCAGGGGGCGGCCAGCACATCGGGGTTTACCCAGGCCACAGGCCTGGCCTCAGTCGTCACTGCTCCTGCCGCCAGGGCTACCGGGAAGCCTGTGGGGCCCCCAACGGAGGCTACTGCCGGCCTGAGGGGACCCTGGAGCGGCGGAGGCTGGCCTTCAGGGGCTACGAGGGACCCCCCCAGGGCTATGCCGAGGCCTCGGTGGAGAAGAGACGACTGTGCCGCTCACTGTCAGAGGGCCCCTACCCATACCCACCTGAGCTGGGGAAGGTGGCCAGCGCGGACTTCGGCTTCCGCGCACCCGGCTACCGGGAGGTGGTGATCCTGGAGGAGCCAGGGCTGCCAGCCCCGTTGTGCCCCTGCCCCGCCTGCGAAGAGAAGCTGGCCCTGCCCACAGCAGCACTGTATGGGTTACGGCTGGAGAGGGAGGCCGGAGAGGGCTGGGTGGGCGAGGCGGGCAAGCCTCTGCTGCACCCCGTGCGGCCCGGGCACCCTCTGCCCCTGCTGGTGCCTGCCTGTGGGCACCACCACACCCCGGTGCCTGACTACAGCTGCCTGAAGCCCCCCAAAGCTGGTGAGGAAGGGCACGAGGGCTGCTCCTACACCATGTGCCCCGAAGGCAGGTATGGGCACCCTGGCTACCCTACCCTGCTGCCGTACAGCTACGGGGGAGCCGTTCCCAGCTACTGCCCCACCTACGGACGGCTGCCTCACAGCTGTGGGCCCCCAGGAGAGGGCAGAGGGTACCCCAGCCCTGGGGCCCACTCCCCGCGTGCCGGCTCCGTCTCCCCGGGcagcccaccctacccacagtCCCGGAAGCTGAGCTACGAGGTCCCTGCAGAGGACAGTGGGGACAGGTATCCACTACCCGGGCACCTGGGCCCCACAGGGCCCTTGGCATCGGCAG AGTCACCTGAGCCTGTGTCCTGGCGAGAAGGCCCCAATGCACACAGCACCCAGCCTCGGTCTCCCCAGGAGGCCCCAGGCAGTGCCTCCTCTGAGCTGTCCGACCCCTCCACACCCCTGCACACCAGCAGCCCTGTCCAGGGCAAGGAGAA caccAGGAGACAAGACACCAAGTCCCCCACCTCAGCGCCCCCTCAGAGACTGAGCCCTGGtgaggcttcaccacctgtgtcccAAGGCAGCACCGAAAAGGCTCCTGAGCCACCAGCAAGAAGTGGGCTCCAGCCGCCTgcccccctctctcccacctccccacccagctcccccaatGACTGGCCACAGGAGAGGAGCCCCGGGAATCGCTCAGACAGTGCCAGTGCTCGAGTCCCCTTGCCCACCACGCTGCCCGGCCTCCGCCACGCACCCTGGCAGGGCCTTCGAGATCCCCCAGACAGCCCCGATGGGTCTCCGCTCACCCCCGTGCCTACCCAGATGCCCTGGCTCATGGCCAACTCAGAGCCAACGCAGAGCTCGCCCACGCCTGCCTTCCCCGTGGCCATGTCCTATGACGTCAAGGGCTCCAACCAGCCCCCGCTTCCTGAGAAACGCCACCTGCCAGGGCCGGGACAGCAGCAGGGACCCTGGAGCCCTGAGCCTGCCTCACCACCAGCCAGAGGCACCAGTCACCACGTCACTTTTGCCCCTCTGCTCCCAGATAACGCCCCCCAAGCCCCAG AGCCCCCCATGCAAGAGAGCCAGAGCAACGTCAGGTTTGTTCAGGATACATCCAAGTTCTGGTACAAGCCACACCTGTCCCGTGACCAAG ccattGCCCTGCTGaaagacaaggacccaggtgcctTCCTGATCAGGGATAGCCACTCATTCCAAGGAGCCTATGGGCTGGCCCTCAAGGTGGCGACACCCCCACCCAGTGCCCAGCCCTGGAAAG GTGATCCCCTGGAACAACTAGTCCGCCATTTTCTCATTGAGACTGGGCCCAAAGGGGTGAAGATCAAGGGCTGTCCCAGCGAGCCCTACTTCG GCAGCCTGTCAGCCTTGGTCTCCCAGCACTCCATCTCCCCGCTGTCCCTGCCCTGCTGCCTGCGCATTCCCAGCAAAG ACCCCCTGGAGGAGGCCCCAGAGGCTCCAGTGCCCACCAACATGAGCACAGCGGCCGATCTCCTGCGTCAGGGAGCCG CCTGCAGTGTGCTCTATCTGACCTCAGTGGAGACCGAGTCCCTGACCGGCCCCCAGGCCGTGGCCCGGGCCAGCTCTGCAGCTCTGAGCTGCAGCCCCCGCCCCACGCCAGCTATTGTCCACTTCAAGGTCTCAGCCCAAGGCATCACGCTGACAGACAACCAAAGGAA GCTCTTCTTCCGCCGCCATTACCCGGTGAACACCATCACCTTcgccagcactgaccctcaggaccGAAG ATGGACCAACCCCGATGGGACCACCTCCAA GATCTTTGGCTTTGTGGccaagaagccaggaagtccctGGGAGAATGTGTGTCACCTCTTTGCAGAGCTGGACCCGGATCAGCCTGCAGGTGCCATCGTCACtttcatcaccaaagttctgttggGCCAGAGAAAATGA
- the TNS2 gene encoding tensin-2 isoform X4: MERRWDLDLTYVTERILAAAFPARPDEQRHRAHLRELAHVLQSKHRDKYLLFNLSEKRHDLTRLNPKVQDFGWPELHAPPLDKLCSICKAMETWLTADPQHVAVLYCKGSKGKLGVIVSAYMHYSKISAGADQALATLTMQKFCEDKVAAELQPSQHRYVSYFSGLLSGSIRMNSSPLFLHYVLMPVLPAFEPGKGFQPFLKIYQSMQLVYTSGVYHISGPSPQQLCISLEPALLLKGDVMVTCYHKGGRGTDRTLVFRVQFHTCTIHGPRLSFPKDQLDEAWTDERFPFQASVEFVFSTRPETKGSTPRNDPSVSVDYNTAEPAVRWDSYENFNQHHEDSVDGSLTHTRGPLDGSPYAQVQRAPRQAPPTPSPEPPPPPLLSISSDSGHSSTLTTEPAAESPGRPPPTAVERQELDRLLGGCGVGASGGRGAGRETAILDDEEQAPSGGGQHIGVYPGHRPGLSRHCSCRQGYREACGAPNGGYCRPEGTLERRRLAFRGYEGPPQGYAEASVEKRRLCRSLSEGPYPYPPELGKVASADFGFRAPGYREVVILEEPGLPAPLCPCPACEEKLALPTAALYGLRLEREAGEGWVGEAGKPLLHPVRPGHPLPLLVPACGHHHTPVPDYSCLKPPKAGEEGHEGCSYTMCPEGRYGHPGYPTLLPYSYGGAVPSYCPTYGRLPHSCGPPGEGRGYPSPGAHSPRAGSVSPGSPPYPQSRKLSYEVPAEDSGDRYPLPGHLGPTGPLASAESPEPVSWREGPNAHSTQPRSPQEAPGSASSELSDPSTPLHTSSPVQGKENTRRQDTKSPTSAPPQRLSPEPPMQESQSNVRFVQDTSKFWYKPHLSRDQAIALLKDKDPGAFLIRDSHSFQGAYGLALKVATPPPSAQPWKGDPLEQLVRHFLIETGPKGVKIKGCPSEPYFGSLSALVSQHSISPLSLPCCLRIPSKDPLEEAPEAPVPTNMSTAADLLRQGAACSVLYLTSVETESLTGPQAVARASSAALSCSPRPTPAIVHFKVSAQGITLTDNQRKLFFRRHYPVNTITFASTDPQDRRWTNPDGTTSKIFGFVAKKPGSPWENVCHLFAELDPDQPAGAIVTFITKVLLGQRK, translated from the exons ATGGAGCGGCGCTGGGACCTGGACCTCACCTACGTGACCGAGCGCATCCTGGCCGCCGCCTTCCCGGCGCGGCCCGACGAGCAGCGGCACCGCGCCCACCTGCGCGAGCTGGCTCACGTGCTGCAGTCCAAGCACCGCGACAAGTACCTG CTCTTCAACCTTTCAGAGAAAAGACATGACTTGACCCGACTAAACCCTAAG GTCCAGGACTTTGGCTGGCCTGAACTGCACGCACCCCCCCTGGACAAGCTGTGTTCCATCTGCAAAGCCATGGAGACCTGGCTCACCGCTGACCCGCAGCATGTGGCCGTCCTGTATTGCAAG gggaGCAAAGGCAAGCTCGGTGTCATCGTCTCTGCCTACATGCACTACAGCAAGATCTCTGCAGG GGCTGACCAGGCACTGGCCACTCTCACCATGCAGAAGTTCTGTGAGGACAAAGTGGCCGCAGAACTGCAGCCCTCCCAGCACAG ATACGTAAGCTACTTCAGCGGCCTGCTGTCCGGCTCCATCAGGATGAACAGCAGCCCTCTCTTCCTGCACTACGTGCTTATGCCTGTGCTGCCAGCCTTTGAGCCTGGCAAAG GCTTCCAGCCCTTCCTCAAGATCTACCAGTCCATGCAGCTCGTCTACACATCTGGAGTCTA CCATAtttcaggccccagcccccagcagctcTGCATCAGCCTGGAGCCGGCCCTCCTCCTCAAAGGCGACGTTATG GTGACATGCTACCACAAGGGCGGCCGGGGCACAGACCGAACCCTCGTGTTCCGAGTGCAGTTCCACACATGTACCATCCACGGGCCTCGGCTTTCCTTCCCCAAGGACCAGCTGGATGAGGCCTGGACGG aCGAGAGGTTCCCCTTCCAAGCCTCAGTGGAGTTTGTCTTCTCTACCAGGCCTGAGaccaaag GCAGCACTCCAAGGAACGACCCCTCAGTCTCTGTTGATTACAACACAGCAGAGCCCGCCGTGCGCTGGGACTCCTACGAGAACTTCAACCAGCACCATGAGGATAGTGTAGACG GCTCCCTGACCCACACTCGGGGCCCCCTGGATGGCAGTCCTTACGCACAGGTGCAGCGGGCCCCCCGCCAGGCTCCGCCAACACCCTCTCCGGAgccgcccccaccccccctgcTGTCCATCAGCAGCGACTCCGGCCACTCCTCTACACTAACCACAGAGCCAGCCGCTGAGTCCCCTGGACGGCCGCCCCCAACAGCAGTGGAGCGACAGGAGCTGGACCGCCTCCTGGGAGGCTGCGGGGTGGGGGCcagtgggggccggggggctGGGCGAGAGACGGCCATCCTGGACGACGAGGAGCAGGCCCCCTCAGGGGGCGGCCAGCACATCGGGGTTTACCCAGGCCACAGGCCTGGCCTCAGTCGTCACTGCTCCTGCCGCCAGGGCTACCGGGAAGCCTGTGGGGCCCCCAACGGAGGCTACTGCCGGCCTGAGGGGACCCTGGAGCGGCGGAGGCTGGCCTTCAGGGGCTACGAGGGACCCCCCCAGGGCTATGCCGAGGCCTCGGTGGAGAAGAGACGACTGTGCCGCTCACTGTCAGAGGGCCCCTACCCATACCCACCTGAGCTGGGGAAGGTGGCCAGCGCGGACTTCGGCTTCCGCGCACCCGGCTACCGGGAGGTGGTGATCCTGGAGGAGCCAGGGCTGCCAGCCCCGTTGTGCCCCTGCCCCGCCTGCGAAGAGAAGCTGGCCCTGCCCACAGCAGCACTGTATGGGTTACGGCTGGAGAGGGAGGCCGGAGAGGGCTGGGTGGGCGAGGCGGGCAAGCCTCTGCTGCACCCCGTGCGGCCCGGGCACCCTCTGCCCCTGCTGGTGCCTGCCTGTGGGCACCACCACACCCCGGTGCCTGACTACAGCTGCCTGAAGCCCCCCAAAGCTGGTGAGGAAGGGCACGAGGGCTGCTCCTACACCATGTGCCCCGAAGGCAGGTATGGGCACCCTGGCTACCCTACCCTGCTGCCGTACAGCTACGGGGGAGCCGTTCCCAGCTACTGCCCCACCTACGGACGGCTGCCTCACAGCTGTGGGCCCCCAGGAGAGGGCAGAGGGTACCCCAGCCCTGGGGCCCACTCCCCGCGTGCCGGCTCCGTCTCCCCGGGcagcccaccctacccacagtCCCGGAAGCTGAGCTACGAGGTCCCTGCAGAGGACAGTGGGGACAGGTATCCACTACCCGGGCACCTGGGCCCCACAGGGCCCTTGGCATCGGCAG AGTCACCTGAGCCTGTGTCCTGGCGAGAAGGCCCCAATGCACACAGCACCCAGCCTCGGTCTCCCCAGGAGGCCCCAGGCAGTGCCTCCTCTGAGCTGTCCGACCCCTCCACACCCCTGCACACCAGCAGCCCTGTCCAGGGCAAGGAGAA caccAGGAGACAAGACACCAAGTCCCCCACCTCAGCGCCCCCTCAGAGACTGAGCCCTG AGCCCCCCATGCAAGAGAGCCAGAGCAACGTCAGGTTTGTTCAGGATACATCCAAGTTCTGGTACAAGCCACACCTGTCCCGTGACCAAG ccattGCCCTGCTGaaagacaaggacccaggtgcctTCCTGATCAGGGATAGCCACTCATTCCAAGGAGCCTATGGGCTGGCCCTCAAGGTGGCGACACCCCCACCCAGTGCCCAGCCCTGGAAAG GTGATCCCCTGGAACAACTAGTCCGCCATTTTCTCATTGAGACTGGGCCCAAAGGGGTGAAGATCAAGGGCTGTCCCAGCGAGCCCTACTTCG GCAGCCTGTCAGCCTTGGTCTCCCAGCACTCCATCTCCCCGCTGTCCCTGCCCTGCTGCCTGCGCATTCCCAGCAAAG ACCCCCTGGAGGAGGCCCCAGAGGCTCCAGTGCCCACCAACATGAGCACAGCGGCCGATCTCCTGCGTCAGGGAGCCG CCTGCAGTGTGCTCTATCTGACCTCAGTGGAGACCGAGTCCCTGACCGGCCCCCAGGCCGTGGCCCGGGCCAGCTCTGCAGCTCTGAGCTGCAGCCCCCGCCCCACGCCAGCTATTGTCCACTTCAAGGTCTCAGCCCAAGGCATCACGCTGACAGACAACCAAAGGAA GCTCTTCTTCCGCCGCCATTACCCGGTGAACACCATCACCTTcgccagcactgaccctcaggaccGAAG ATGGACCAACCCCGATGGGACCACCTCCAA GATCTTTGGCTTTGTGGccaagaagccaggaagtccctGGGAGAATGTGTGTCACCTCTTTGCAGAGCTGGACCCGGATCAGCCTGCAGGTGCCATCGTCACtttcatcaccaaagttctgttggGCCAGAGAAAATGA